Proteins from a single region of Carassius gibelio isolate Cgi1373 ecotype wild population from Czech Republic chromosome A5, carGib1.2-hapl.c, whole genome shotgun sequence:
- the LOC127988040 gene encoding galactosylceramide sulfotransferase isoform X1 has protein sequence MQTDTEVQVPRRLVLRHGELKPSLFCIQFSQLSSTSCRRRRRRTGEAGASKSSGSNQAAMMGGKPVRQWRSICKGLILGALLTICMILLYCLSASEVQFGPQEVPVPYSCAHRPSASHSSTISNSSHNASGQRICTPKVDIMFMKTHKTASSTFLNILFRFGEKHHLKFAFPNSRNDFFYPSPFHRSQVKDYRPGMCFNIICNHMRFNAAEVAKVLPADTSYITILRDPADLAESSFHYFGRVVPLTWRLSGDDKMREFLTDPKLYYDPEGFNSFYLKNLLFFDFGQDSNLNPDDPKVDEAIEAISKHFHLVMLVEYFEESLILLKDALCWDMEDLLFFKLNARKGSTVSKLTPELRAKALEWNAIDWKLYQYFNTTFWHKVDAYGHERMARDVAELQRRNAEMASICIEGGHAVDAGSILETSMQPWQPIGEKSIMGYNLKNNVDKAHQNLCRKMLTPELQYLTDMGVNLWITRLWGHIREILHW, from the exons atgcaaacagACACAGAAGTGCAGGTCCCCAGGCGGCTGGTCTTGCGTCACGGAGAGCTCAAACCGAGTCTCTTCTGTATCCAGTTTAGCCAGCTCAGCTCTACATCGTGCAGacgaaggaggaggaggacaggAGAGGCGGGGGCTTCAAAatcatcag GGTCTAACCAGGCAGCTATGATGGGTGGAAAGCCAGTGAGGCAGTGGAGGTCCATCTGTAAGGGACTGATCCTGGGCGCGCTCCTGACCATCTGCATGATTCTTCTGTACTGTCTGTCAGCCTCAGAGGTCCAGTTTGGCCCGCAGGA GGTCCCAGTGCCTTACTCATGTGCTCACCGCCCCTCAGCTTCCCACTCCTCAACAATCTCTAACAGCTCCCATAATGCCTCTGGGCAGCGAATCTGCACTCCAAAAGTGGACATCATGTTCATGAAAACCCATAAAACAGCTAGTAGCACTTTCCTCAACATTCTCTTTCGTTTTGGTGAAAAGCACCACCTCAAATTTGCCTTCCCCAACAGCCGCAATGACTTCTTTTACCCGTCCCCTTTTCATCGCTCACAAGTGAAGGACTACAGGCCCGGAATGTGTTTCAACATCATCTGTAATCACATGCGTTTCAATGCTGCTGAGGTGGCCAAAGTGCTTCCAGCCGACACCTCGTACATCACAATCCTCCGGGACCCGGCAGATCTCGCGGAGTCCTCGTTTCATTATTTTGGACGCGTTGTGCCTCTCACTTGGAGGCTTTCTGGAGATGATAAGATGAGAGAATTCCTGACGGATCCAAAGCTCTACTACGACCCAGAGGGATTCAATTCGTTCTATCTCAAAAACTTGCTTTTCTTTGACTTTGGACAGGATAGTAACTTAAATCCAGATGACCCAAAGGTGGACGAGGCCATTGAAGCAATCTCCAAGCACTTCCATTTGGTAATGCTAGTGGAGTATTTCGAAGAGTCGCTCATCTTGCTCAAAGATGCGCTCTGCTGGGACATGGAGGACTTGCTCTTCTTCAAACTCAATGCCCGGAAAGGTTCAACTGTTTCTAAACTGACTCCAGAGCTCAGGGCCAAAGCGCTCGAGTGGAACGCCATCGATTGGAAGCTTTACCAGTATTTCAACACCACCTTCTGGCATAAAGTGGATGCTTACGGCCATGAGCGCATGGCGAGAGATGTCGCAGAGCTGCAGCGCAGAAATGCAGAAATGGCTTCCATTTGCATTGAGGGAGGCCATGCTGTCGATGCAGGAAGCATCTTAGAGACTTCCATGCAGCCGTGGCAACCCATCGGTGAGAAGTCGATTATGGGATACAATCTGAAAAATAATGTTGACAAAGCACACCAGAACCTCTGCAGGAAGATGCTCACGCCGGAGCTGCAGTATCTCACTGATATGGGTGTCAACCTGTGGATAACAAGACTGTGGGGTCACATCAGAGAGATCCTTCACTGGTAG
- the LOC127988040 gene encoding galactosylceramide sulfotransferase isoform X2 → MMGGKPVRQWRSICKGLILGALLTICMILLYCLSASEVQFGPQEVPVPYSCAHRPSASHSSTISNSSHNASGQRICTPKVDIMFMKTHKTASSTFLNILFRFGEKHHLKFAFPNSRNDFFYPSPFHRSQVKDYRPGMCFNIICNHMRFNAAEVAKVLPADTSYITILRDPADLAESSFHYFGRVVPLTWRLSGDDKMREFLTDPKLYYDPEGFNSFYLKNLLFFDFGQDSNLNPDDPKVDEAIEAISKHFHLVMLVEYFEESLILLKDALCWDMEDLLFFKLNARKGSTVSKLTPELRAKALEWNAIDWKLYQYFNTTFWHKVDAYGHERMARDVAELQRRNAEMASICIEGGHAVDAGSILETSMQPWQPIGEKSIMGYNLKNNVDKAHQNLCRKMLTPELQYLTDMGVNLWITRLWGHIREILHW, encoded by the exons ATGATGGGTGGAAAGCCAGTGAGGCAGTGGAGGTCCATCTGTAAGGGACTGATCCTGGGCGCGCTCCTGACCATCTGCATGATTCTTCTGTACTGTCTGTCAGCCTCAGAGGTCCAGTTTGGCCCGCAGGA GGTCCCAGTGCCTTACTCATGTGCTCACCGCCCCTCAGCTTCCCACTCCTCAACAATCTCTAACAGCTCCCATAATGCCTCTGGGCAGCGAATCTGCACTCCAAAAGTGGACATCATGTTCATGAAAACCCATAAAACAGCTAGTAGCACTTTCCTCAACATTCTCTTTCGTTTTGGTGAAAAGCACCACCTCAAATTTGCCTTCCCCAACAGCCGCAATGACTTCTTTTACCCGTCCCCTTTTCATCGCTCACAAGTGAAGGACTACAGGCCCGGAATGTGTTTCAACATCATCTGTAATCACATGCGTTTCAATGCTGCTGAGGTGGCCAAAGTGCTTCCAGCCGACACCTCGTACATCACAATCCTCCGGGACCCGGCAGATCTCGCGGAGTCCTCGTTTCATTATTTTGGACGCGTTGTGCCTCTCACTTGGAGGCTTTCTGGAGATGATAAGATGAGAGAATTCCTGACGGATCCAAAGCTCTACTACGACCCAGAGGGATTCAATTCGTTCTATCTCAAAAACTTGCTTTTCTTTGACTTTGGACAGGATAGTAACTTAAATCCAGATGACCCAAAGGTGGACGAGGCCATTGAAGCAATCTCCAAGCACTTCCATTTGGTAATGCTAGTGGAGTATTTCGAAGAGTCGCTCATCTTGCTCAAAGATGCGCTCTGCTGGGACATGGAGGACTTGCTCTTCTTCAAACTCAATGCCCGGAAAGGTTCAACTGTTTCTAAACTGACTCCAGAGCTCAGGGCCAAAGCGCTCGAGTGGAACGCCATCGATTGGAAGCTTTACCAGTATTTCAACACCACCTTCTGGCATAAAGTGGATGCTTACGGCCATGAGCGCATGGCGAGAGATGTCGCAGAGCTGCAGCGCAGAAATGCAGAAATGGCTTCCATTTGCATTGAGGGAGGCCATGCTGTCGATGCAGGAAGCATCTTAGAGACTTCCATGCAGCCGTGGCAACCCATCGGTGAGAAGTCGATTATGGGATACAATCTGAAAAATAATGTTGACAAAGCACACCAGAACCTCTGCAGGAAGATGCTCACGCCGGAGCTGCAGTATCTCACTGATATGGGTGTCAACCTGTGGATAACAAGACTGTGGGGTCACATCAGAGAGATCCTTCACTGGTAG